One window of Nocardia nova SH22a genomic DNA carries:
- a CDS encoding molybdopterin-dependent oxidoreductase produces MAGTGLRAGCGVVSAGLALGVAELISVPVGAGSAPLSALGSTMVDHTPDGVREWAIDTFGTNDKAVLYLLMGVVALIVAAGVGALERVARPIGSVVFGAFGVVAAWAAVERPAANWTWALPSVFGVAAAIVVLRWLIRRYETAARGGSADTNRPSPSESVAAQIDRRQVVRGIVGVGVLAVAAGVVGRVLGASVRSVSAERAAVRLPVPQAPEPPVVPGADLRIPGLAPYLTPASDFYRIDTALTVPQVSTDDWSLRIHGMVDREIRLGYADLARRQPIERLVTLTCVSNPVGGELIGNARWLGYRLDELIAEAGPHPDADMVLSRSTDGFTAGSPLAALTDGRDALLAIGMNGEPLPVEHGYPARLVVPGLYGYVSATKWVTELEITRFDRAQAYWTRRGWSARGPIKTGTRIDTPRGAVRSGPITVAGVAWAQHRGIEAVEVQIDNGPWQPAHLADEPSIDTWRQWSFAWDAPSGTHTIRARSTDGTGAVQTSDFADVIPDGASGYPARTVRVA; encoded by the coding sequence ATGGCCGGTACGGGACTGCGGGCGGGCTGCGGGGTCGTGTCCGCAGGGTTGGCGCTGGGTGTTGCGGAGCTGATTTCGGTGCCGGTGGGGGCGGGGAGCGCGCCGTTGTCCGCCCTGGGATCCACGATGGTCGACCACACGCCCGACGGGGTGCGGGAATGGGCGATCGATACGTTCGGCACCAACGACAAAGCGGTCCTGTATCTGCTGATGGGCGTGGTGGCGCTGATCGTCGCCGCCGGAGTCGGGGCGCTCGAACGGGTTGCCAGGCCGATCGGATCGGTGGTGTTCGGCGCCTTCGGAGTGGTCGCGGCCTGGGCGGCCGTCGAGCGTCCGGCGGCGAACTGGACCTGGGCATTGCCGTCGGTGTTCGGCGTCGCTGCGGCAATTGTGGTGTTGCGCTGGCTGATTCGCCGCTACGAGACGGCCGCACGCGGTGGTTCGGCGGATACGAACCGGCCGAGCCCGTCGGAATCCGTTGCAGCGCAGATTGATCGGCGTCAGGTTGTGCGCGGGATCGTCGGGGTCGGCGTGCTGGCGGTGGCGGCGGGGGTCGTCGGGCGGGTGCTGGGGGCGAGTGTGCGGAGTGTGTCGGCCGAGCGCGCGGCGGTGCGGTTGCCGGTGCCGCAGGCGCCCGAGCCGCCCGTGGTGCCGGGCGCCGATCTCCGGATTCCCGGTCTCGCACCGTATCTGACACCCGCGTCCGACTTCTATCGCATCGACACCGCCTTGACGGTTCCTCAGGTCAGTACCGACGATTGGTCGCTGCGCATCCACGGGATGGTCGATCGCGAAATCCGGCTCGGTTACGCCGATCTCGCGCGGCGGCAGCCGATCGAGCGCCTGGTGACGCTGACCTGCGTGTCGAATCCGGTCGGCGGTGAGCTGATCGGTAATGCCCGCTGGCTCGGCTATCGGCTCGACGAGTTGATCGCCGAGGCGGGCCCGCATCCGGATGCCGATATGGTGTTGTCCCGCAGCACCGACGGTTTCACCGCGGGCAGTCCGCTCGCCGCCCTCACCGACGGCCGGGACGCGCTGCTCGCCATCGGTATGAACGGTGAACCGCTCCCCGTCGAACACGGTTATCCGGCCCGGCTCGTCGTGCCCGGCCTGTACGGCTACGTCTCGGCGACCAAATGGGTCACCGAACTCGAGATCACGAGATTCGATCGCGCCCAGGCGTATTGGACCCGGCGCGGCTGGTCGGCCCGTGGTCCGATCAAGACCGGCACCCGCATCGACACCCCGCGCGGCGCGGTCCGCTCCGGTCCGATCACCGTCGCCGGTGTGGCGTGGGCCCAGCATCGTGGGATCGAGGCGGTGGAGGTCCAGATCGACAACGGCCCATGGCAACCCGCGCATCTGGCGGACGAACCGTCGATCGACACCTGGCGGCAGTGGAGCTTCGCCTGGGATGCTCCCAGCGGCACCCACACGATCCGGGCGCGCTCGACCGACGGCACCGGCGCCGTCCAGACATCCGATTTCGCCGATGTGATCCCGGACGGAGCCAGCGGATATCCGGCGCGAACCGTCCGGGTGGCCTGA
- a CDS encoding S1C family serine protease produces the protein MAVIALAIALVGSRMDAQRPDANAPLGQHQGSVVQPIDSRTESAALEQAANAVVPGIVVVNTELGMQNGAGAGTGIVIGSDGTILTNNHVVEGSTAISVTDMGDGHTYHGTVAGFDRQDDLAVIKLQGASGLQTAPLGDSDKVKVGDAIVGVGNAGGTGSPTAAGGRVTALDRSITASDESAGASEQLTGLIQVAANIQPGDSGGPLINSAGQVVGVNTAASQGFRLGAGGGQGYAIPINKAVTIAKQIQSGSASDRVHIGDSAFLGIAMSDANGSGALVRNVVSGGPAESAGLAAGDVITGLDGHAVDSATTLTNTMDRSHPGDTVTLTWTDQSGQTESGRAALVQGPVG, from the coding sequence GTGGCGGTCATCGCGCTGGCCATTGCTCTGGTCGGGTCGCGGATGGACGCCCAGCGACCGGATGCGAACGCGCCGCTGGGACAGCATCAGGGTTCGGTGGTTCAGCCGATCGATTCGCGGACCGAGTCGGCCGCGCTGGAACAGGCCGCCAATGCGGTGGTTCCGGGGATCGTCGTCGTCAATACCGAACTGGGGATGCAGAACGGCGCCGGGGCGGGCACCGGCATCGTGATCGGATCCGATGGCACCATCCTGACCAACAATCACGTGGTGGAGGGGTCGACCGCCATCTCGGTCACCGATATGGGCGACGGCCACACCTATCACGGCACCGTGGCCGGATTCGATCGGCAGGACGATCTGGCGGTCATCAAGTTGCAGGGGGCGTCCGGTCTGCAGACCGCGCCGCTCGGCGATTCGGACAAGGTGAAGGTCGGCGACGCCATCGTCGGTGTCGGCAATGCCGGGGGCACCGGTTCGCCCACCGCGGCGGGCGGCCGGGTCACCGCACTGGACCGGTCGATCACCGCGAGTGACGAATCCGCCGGCGCCTCCGAACAGCTCACCGGCCTGATCCAGGTGGCCGCGAATATCCAGCCCGGCGATTCCGGCGGCCCGCTGATCAACAGCGCGGGTCAGGTCGTCGGCGTGAACACCGCTGCGTCCCAAGGCTTCCGGCTCGGCGCGGGCGGCGGTCAGGGCTACGCGATTCCGATCAACAAGGCGGTCACGATCGCCAAGCAGATCCAGTCCGGTTCGGCGTCCGATCGTGTCCACATAGGAGACTCGGCCTTCCTCGGCATCGCGATGAGCGACGCCAACGGCTCCGGCGCCCTCGTTCGTAATGTGGTGAGCGGTGGTCCGGCGGAGTCGGCGGGCCTGGCCGCGGGCGATGTCATCACCGGCCTCGACGGCCACGCCGTAGACTCGGCGACCACACTCACCAACACGATGGACCGCAGCCACCCCGGCGATACCGTCACCCTGACCTGGACGGACCAATCCGGGCAGACCGAGTCCGGTCGCGCTGCCCTGGTGCAAGGGCCCGTCGGCTGA
- a CDS encoding FAD-dependent monooxygenase codes for MSADRMDARRRRACVVGAGIGGLAAAVALSRRGWEVEILERSAEIGESGSGLTVWSNGLRALDTIGLGAQVRARAMDETSAGIRNPKGDWLIRTDTSELVRRYGDVVMIPRADLFDILRAAVAELEVRVDIEVSGIETYGDRVRVLHDAGVSEADLVVGADGIHSAVRRWVCPQAAPPRYSGSTAWRLITTRPVPSLHEGGQTWGHGEQVGIIPMTDGRVYLFGAAAVPAGQRNPGDELGEMRRRFGHWHEPIPTLLAAVGESDVLRHDIYELPPIPAFVRGPVALLGDAAHAMTPNMGQGANQALEDAVTLAALLDRTDRVEGALLEYNRIRRPRTQSIARRSRSIGTVAQLTSVPAVVRDAALRVTPGNELLRGFGAALSWEPPQ; via the coding sequence ATGAGTGCTGATCGGATGGATGCGAGGCGCCGGCGGGCATGTGTCGTCGGCGCCGGTATCGGCGGGCTCGCGGCGGCGGTGGCGTTGAGCCGACGGGGGTGGGAGGTCGAGATTCTGGAGCGGTCCGCCGAGATCGGGGAATCGGGGTCGGGGCTGACGGTGTGGAGCAACGGGCTGCGCGCGCTCGACACCATCGGGCTGGGGGCTCAGGTGCGGGCGCGGGCGATGGACGAGACCTCGGCCGGGATACGCAACCCCAAGGGGGACTGGCTGATTCGGACCGACACCAGCGAACTGGTGCGACGCTACGGCGATGTGGTGATGATTCCGCGGGCCGACCTGTTCGACATCCTGCGTGCCGCCGTCGCCGAACTCGAGGTCCGGGTGGACATCGAGGTCTCCGGAATCGAGACCTACGGTGACCGGGTGCGGGTCCTGCACGATGCGGGGGTGTCCGAGGCGGATCTGGTGGTCGGCGCGGACGGGATCCACAGCGCGGTGCGGCGGTGGGTGTGTCCGCAGGCCGCGCCGCCGCGCTATTCGGGATCGACCGCGTGGCGGCTGATCACCACCCGGCCGGTGCCGTCGCTGCACGAGGGCGGGCAGACCTGGGGCCACGGTGAACAGGTCGGCATCATCCCGATGACCGACGGCCGGGTGTACCTGTTCGGTGCCGCGGCCGTGCCTGCGGGACAACGTAATCCGGGCGACGAACTCGGCGAGATGCGGCGGCGATTCGGGCACTGGCACGAGCCGATCCCGACTCTTCTGGCGGCGGTCGGCGAATCCGATGTGCTGCGTCACGACATCTACGAACTCCCGCCGATTCCGGCGTTCGTCCGCGGGCCGGTCGCGTTGCTCGGGGACGCCGCACACGCCATGACCCCGAATATGGGGCAGGGCGCGAACCAGGCCCTGGAGGATGCGGTGACTTTGGCCGCGCTGCTGGATCGCACCGACCGGGTAGAGGGTGCGCTTTTGGAGTACAACCGCATCCGGCGGCCGCGCACCCAGTCGATCGCCCGCCGGTCCCGCAGTATCGGCACGGTCGCGCAGCTGACCTCGGTTCCGGCCGTGGTCCGCGATGCCGCACTGCGGGTGACGCCGGGCAATGAGCTGTTGCGGGGGTTCGGTGCGGCGTTGTCCTGGGAACCGCCGCAGTGA
- a CDS encoding TetR/AcrR family transcriptional regulator — protein sequence MTDPTDRRTELANAAIETLAAAGLRGLTHRAVDRTAGLPEGSCSNVFRTRQALIAAAVERLAEADTSELATLPAFDGTDLDTVATAVTDVLRRWTTTGRTRMLARYELSLEATRQPDLRGTLIAAGASTRAVARDLLTTLAHPESIAGRLGPDVAGEMFVTFLDGLIFGHLTGTSALTDDQIATATTGFLRATTAAPV from the coding sequence GTGACCGATCCCACCGACCGCCGCACCGAACTCGCGAACGCGGCGATCGAGACGCTGGCCGCCGCGGGCTTGCGCGGGCTGACCCATCGCGCCGTCGATCGCACCGCCGGTCTCCCGGAAGGCTCCTGCTCCAACGTATTTCGAACCAGGCAGGCCCTGATCGCGGCGGCGGTGGAACGGCTCGCCGAGGCGGATACGAGCGAACTGGCCACCCTGCCCGCATTCGACGGCACCGATCTCGACACGGTCGCCACGGCCGTCACCGATGTCCTGCGCCGATGGACGACCACCGGACGGACTCGCATGCTGGCCAGATACGAACTCTCCCTGGAGGCGACCCGGCAGCCCGATCTGCGCGGCACGCTGATCGCGGCCGGAGCCAGCACCCGCGCCGTCGCGCGCGACCTGCTGACGACTCTCGCCCACCCGGAATCGATTGCCGGCCGGTTGGGCCCGGATGTCGCGGGCGAGATGTTCGTGACCTTCCTCGACGGACTGATCTTCGGACACCTCACCGGAACATCCGCTCTCACCGACGATCAAATCGCCACCGCCACAACCGGATTCCTGCGCGCCACGACCGCCGCACCGGTATGA
- a CDS encoding VOC family protein produces the protein MKSATTYVMFDGNAEEAFEFYKSVLGGELQLVRYRDMGGEEGGNLPEDIGKRVANAALTWRPDQMIMGSDCPPDQTVNYANPAFSVCLDVDDQAEAERIFAGLSDGGQVVMPLDKTEWALLFGMVTDKFSIPWMINLYGGE, from the coding sequence GTGAAATCTGCTACCACGTACGTGATGTTCGACGGGAATGCCGAGGAGGCATTCGAGTTCTACAAATCGGTGCTCGGCGGTGAATTGCAGCTGGTCCGCTATCGCGACATGGGCGGTGAAGAGGGCGGGAATCTGCCGGAGGACATCGGGAAGAGGGTTGCCAACGCGGCCCTGACCTGGCGGCCGGACCAGATGATCATGGGATCGGACTGTCCGCCCGATCAGACTGTCAATTATGCGAATCCCGCGTTCAGCGTGTGCCTGGATGTCGACGATCAGGCCGAGGCCGAGCGGATTTTCGCCGGGCTGTCCGACGGTGGCCAGGTCGTGATGCCGCTGGACAAGACCGAATGGGCGCTGCTGTTCGGCATGGTCACCGACAAATTCTCGATTCCGTGGATGATCAATCTGTACGGCGGCGAATAG
- a CDS encoding AMP-dependent synthetase/ligase, producing the protein MREFEVPATYTIPEDANMSDGAFRHAERTPGLVVFNRPDGKGGWTDVTAAEFAKDVTAVAKGLIASGIELGDRVAILASTRYEWVVLDFAIWAAGGCTVAIFDSSSAEQARWILSDSGTKLIVVENVRHRATIAEIEDGLPELGEPLVIDDGAIETLIGRGAELGDEAVHERRKQVEAASPASLIYTSGTTGRPKGVMLSHANLYAESAADRAAMPQFLKPGHRSLLFLPLAHVFARAVALAAFDAGVTVAHTADWSTLVEQFGEYKPDFILSVPRVFEKVFNGAKQKAHDGGKGKIFDLAADVAVEYSQALDNGGPGVVLKLKHTVFDKLVYGKLREAMGGRCKSAVSGGGPLGARLGHFFRGIGVTIYEGYGLTESTAAVSVNTPDHLKVGSVGRPLGGHAAKVADDGELLLRGPVVFAGYWNNPTATEDAFADGWFKTGDLGAIDDQGFITITGRKKEIIVTAGGKNVSPGMLEDSLRAHPLISQVMVVGDGKPFVGALITLDPEALPGWKSRNNVPEDTPIEKLIELPELSAEIDKAVQATNKLVSHAEAIKKIRVLPVDWTEESGELTPKMSLKRNVVMKNYANEVESIYN; encoded by the coding sequence ATGCGAGAGTTCGAAGTCCCGGCTACCTACACCATCCCCGAAGACGCCAACATGTCCGATGGCGCCTTCCGGCATGCCGAGCGCACGCCCGGCCTGGTGGTGTTCAACAGGCCGGACGGCAAGGGCGGGTGGACCGATGTCACCGCCGCGGAGTTCGCGAAAGACGTCACCGCGGTGGCCAAGGGACTGATCGCCTCCGGTATCGAACTCGGTGATCGGGTCGCCATCCTGGCCTCCACCCGCTACGAGTGGGTCGTGCTGGACTTCGCGATCTGGGCGGCCGGTGGTTGCACGGTGGCGATCTTCGACAGTTCCTCCGCCGAGCAGGCGCGCTGGATCCTGTCGGATTCGGGCACCAAGCTGATCGTGGTCGAGAACGTCCGCCATCGCGCCACCATCGCCGAGATCGAGGACGGCCTGCCGGAGCTCGGCGAGCCGCTGGTGATCGACGACGGTGCCATCGAGACCCTGATCGGCCGGGGCGCCGAACTCGGCGACGAGGCCGTGCACGAACGGCGCAAGCAGGTCGAGGCCGCCTCCCCGGCGTCGCTGATCTACACCTCCGGCACCACCGGGCGGCCCAAGGGCGTCATGCTCTCGCATGCCAACCTCTACGCCGAGTCCGCCGCCGACCGCGCGGCCATGCCGCAATTCCTCAAGCCCGGACACCGCTCGCTGCTGTTCCTGCCGCTGGCCCATGTGTTCGCGCGCGCGGTGGCGCTGGCGGCCTTCGACGCCGGAGTCACCGTGGCGCACACCGCCGACTGGTCGACGCTGGTCGAGCAGTTCGGTGAGTACAAGCCCGATTTCATCCTCTCGGTGCCGCGCGTGTTCGAGAAGGTGTTCAACGGCGCCAAGCAGAAGGCCCACGACGGCGGGAAGGGCAAGATCTTCGATCTGGCCGCCGACGTCGCCGTCGAATACAGCCAGGCGCTGGACAACGGCGGTCCCGGAGTGGTGCTCAAACTCAAGCACACCGTGTTCGACAAGCTGGTCTACGGCAAGCTGCGCGAGGCCATGGGTGGGCGCTGCAAGTCCGCGGTCTCCGGCGGCGGCCCGCTGGGCGCGCGGCTGGGGCACTTCTTCCGCGGCATCGGCGTCACCATCTACGAGGGCTACGGCCTGACCGAGAGCACCGCCGCGGTCTCGGTGAACACGCCCGATCACCTGAAGGTCGGCTCGGTGGGCCGTCCGCTGGGCGGTCATGCCGCCAAGGTCGCCGACGACGGTGAGCTGCTGCTGCGCGGTCCGGTCGTCTTCGCCGGTTACTGGAACAACCCGACCGCCACCGAGGACGCCTTCGCCGACGGCTGGTTCAAGACCGGCGACCTCGGCGCGATCGACGATCAGGGCTTCATCACGATCACCGGCCGCAAGAAGGAAATCATCGTCACCGCGGGTGGCAAGAACGTCTCCCCGGGGATGCTCGAGGATTCGCTGCGGGCGCATCCGCTGATCAGCCAGGTCATGGTGGTCGGCGACGGCAAGCCGTTCGTGGGCGCGCTGATCACGCTGGATCCGGAAGCGTTGCCGGGCTGGAAGTCCCGCAACAACGTGCCCGAGGACACCCCGATCGAGAAGCTGATCGAGCTGCCGGAGCTGAGCGCCGAGATCGACAAGGCGGTGCAGGCCACCAACAAGCTGGTCTCGCATGCCGAGGCGATCAAGAAGATCCGCGTGCTGCCGGTCGACTGGACCGAGGAGAGCGGGGAGCTCACGCCCAAGATGTCGCTCAAGCGCAATGTGGTGATGAAGAACTACGCGAACGAGGTCGAGTCGATCTACAACTGA
- a CDS encoding alpha/beta hydrolase: MPDFPKSLSLPLPVARAILHPMFRLAMNSRVPFTLQRALLDAGAVLQLPPGGTRVDRLRLGGRPAERVTAAGAAGAGALLYLHGGGYTIGSPVTHRSLAGFLARDIGCPVYVPDYRLAPEHPYPAALDDAEAAFLELVSAGTAAGQIAIAGDSAGGGLSFALAQRLRDRHGLRPAALGLIAPWVDPNEIPARTRDLVINSPWSRLCAAAYLGDGDPLDPGYAPLLGDLRGLPDTYVQVDAGELLHDQCTRLVDALRAAEVPVRFSVTRGLWHVAQLQAGLVEPAAAAARELAEFLGESLQPAQTGSIG; the protein is encoded by the coding sequence ATGCCTGATTTCCCGAAGTCGTTGTCCCTGCCGCTGCCGGTCGCACGCGCGATTCTGCATCCGATGTTCCGGTTGGCCATGAACAGCCGGGTGCCGTTCACGCTGCAGCGGGCGCTGCTCGACGCCGGCGCCGTCCTGCAACTCCCGCCGGGCGGCACCCGGGTGGATCGCCTGCGGCTGGGCGGGCGGCCCGCCGAGCGGGTGACCGCGGCCGGGGCCGCCGGTGCGGGTGCGCTGCTGTACCTGCACGGTGGCGGGTACACGATCGGATCACCGGTCACGCACCGCTCGCTGGCCGGATTCCTGGCCCGCGACATCGGTTGCCCGGTCTACGTGCCGGACTACCGGCTCGCGCCGGAACATCCGTATCCGGCCGCACTCGACGATGCCGAGGCGGCGTTCCTGGAGCTGGTGTCCGCCGGAACGGCCGCCGGGCAGATCGCGATCGCCGGTGATTCGGCCGGTGGTGGTCTGTCGTTCGCCCTGGCGCAGCGGTTGCGCGATCGGCACGGTCTGCGGCCCGCCGCCCTCGGGCTGATCGCGCCGTGGGTGGATCCGAACGAAATTCCCGCGCGTACAAGGGATCTGGTGATCAATTCGCCGTGGTCGCGACTGTGCGCGGCGGCCTATCTGGGGGACGGCGATCCGCTGGACCCGGGGTACGCGCCGCTGCTGGGCGATCTGCGCGGCCTGCCGGACACCTATGTCCAGGTCGACGCGGGGGAGCTGCTGCACGATCAGTGCACCCGCCTGGTGGACGCGCTGCGGGCGGCGGAGGTCCCCGTCCGGTTCTCGGTGACCCGCGGACTCTGGCATGTCGCGCAGTTGCAGGCCGGGCTGGTGGAGCCCGCCGCGGCCGCCGCGCGCGAGCTGGCGGAGTTCCTCGGCGAATCGCTGCAACCAGCGCAAACCGGGTCCATAGGATAG
- a CDS encoding SDR family NAD(P)-dependent oxidoreductase has translation MSNDAYFTGKVCVITGAGSGIGRALAENLARRGAKLALSDIDTEGLAETVRRVEALGAQVKSDRLNVAEREAVLLYADEVKKHFGVVHQIYNNAGIAFHGEVAESQFKDIERIMDVDFWGVVNGTKAFLPYIIESGDGHVINVSSLFGLIAVPGQSAYNAAKFAVRGFTESLRQEMLGRKQPVKVTCVHPGGIKTAVARNATYAEGLDANKMSSFFDKQLALHTPEMAAQTITEGVRKGHGRVLIGWEAKALDLFVRTTGSYYQRIANIVNSRFLP, from the coding sequence GTGAGCAATGACGCCTACTTCACCGGCAAGGTATGTGTGATCACGGGCGCGGGCTCCGGGATCGGCCGGGCGCTGGCCGAGAATCTCGCCCGCCGGGGCGCGAAGCTCGCGCTGTCCGATATCGACACCGAGGGGCTGGCCGAGACCGTCCGGCGCGTCGAGGCGCTGGGCGCGCAGGTCAAGTCCGATCGGCTCAACGTGGCCGAGCGGGAGGCCGTGCTGCTCTACGCCGACGAGGTGAAGAAGCACTTCGGCGTCGTGCACCAGATCTACAACAACGCCGGAATCGCCTTCCACGGTGAGGTCGCCGAGTCCCAGTTCAAGGACATCGAGCGCATCATGGACGTCGACTTCTGGGGAGTCGTCAACGGCACCAAGGCATTTCTGCCCTACATCATCGAATCCGGTGACGGTCACGTGATCAACGTGTCCTCGCTGTTCGGTCTCATCGCGGTTCCCGGTCAGAGCGCCTACAACGCGGCCAAGTTCGCGGTGCGCGGCTTCACCGAGTCGCTGCGTCAGGAGATGCTGGGCCGCAAGCAGCCGGTCAAGGTCACCTGTGTGCATCCCGGCGGTATCAAGACCGCGGTGGCGCGCAACGCCACCTACGCCGAGGGGCTCGACGCGAACAAGATGTCCTCGTTCTTCGACAAGCAGCTCGCCCTGCACACGCCCGAGATGGCGGCGCAGACCATCACCGAGGGTGTGCGCAAGGGACACGGCCGGGTGCTGATCGGCTGGGAGGCGAAGGCGCTGGATCTGTTCGTGCGGACCACCGGGTCCTACTACCAGCGCATCGCGAACATCGTGAACAGCCGGTTCCTGCCCTGA
- a CDS encoding flavin-containing monooxygenase: MSRRVTDNGGSRDAAPARHVHTLIVGSGFSGLGLAIRLSQQGRDDYLVLERGNDVGGTWRDNTYPGAACDVPSQLYSYSFALNPDWSRSFSKQPEIQAYIRSVADKYGVRDKHIFDCDMTGARWNDEQARWEVQTSRGAFTADVLVSAVGALCEPNLPDIKGINGFEGQIFHSARWDHDADLTGKRVAVIGTGASAIQIVPSIAPKVGHLDLYQRTAPWLLPRMDREYTLPERLAFKHVPGVQKLSRAAIYAVRESQVVGLAKFPPAMLALEGIARLKLRLEVRDAKLREQVTPNFRIGCKRMLISNEYYPALGRDNVDVVTDGIREVRANSIVTADGTEREVDAIIVATGFHVTDSPVYETVSGRDGRTLTEVFDEIGQQGYKGAAIHNFPNMFFMLGPNVGLGHTSMVYMIESQINYIADAIDTVGKRGLRTVEVRKDVQDKYNRELQDNMADSVWLNGGCASWYLDKHGNNTTLWPDFTFRFRKLTEKFDVAAYETTQSTDGAARPDLKVVAAQ, translated from the coding sequence ATGAGTCGTAGGGTTACAGACAACGGCGGTAGTCGCGACGCCGCGCCTGCCCGTCATGTGCACACCTTGATCGTGGGCAGCGGATTCTCCGGGCTCGGGCTGGCCATCCGGCTCAGCCAGCAGGGGCGCGATGACTACCTCGTCCTCGAGCGCGGCAACGATGTCGGCGGCACCTGGCGCGACAACACCTACCCGGGCGCGGCCTGCGACGTGCCCTCGCAGTTGTACTCCTACTCGTTCGCGCTCAACCCGGACTGGTCGCGGTCGTTCTCCAAGCAGCCGGAGATCCAGGCCTACATCCGGAGCGTGGCCGACAAGTACGGCGTGCGCGACAAGCACATCTTCGACTGCGATATGACCGGTGCGCGCTGGAACGACGAGCAGGCGCGCTGGGAGGTGCAGACCAGTCGGGGCGCGTTCACCGCCGATGTGCTGGTCTCCGCCGTCGGCGCGCTGTGTGAGCCGAATCTGCCGGATATCAAGGGCATCAACGGCTTCGAGGGTCAGATCTTCCACTCGGCGCGCTGGGATCACGACGCGGATCTGACCGGTAAGCGGGTCGCGGTGATCGGCACCGGCGCCTCCGCCATCCAGATCGTGCCGTCGATCGCACCGAAGGTCGGCCACCTCGATCTGTATCAGCGCACCGCGCCGTGGCTGCTGCCACGCATGGACCGCGAGTACACGCTGCCCGAGCGGCTGGCGTTCAAACACGTTCCGGGCGTGCAGAAGTTGTCGCGTGCGGCCATCTACGCCGTGCGCGAATCCCAGGTCGTCGGGCTGGCGAAATTCCCGCCCGCGATGCTGGCGCTGGAAGGTATCGCCCGGCTCAAGCTGCGGCTCGAGGTCCGGGACGCCAAGTTGCGCGAGCAGGTCACCCCGAACTTCCGCATCGGCTGCAAGCGGATGCTGATCTCCAACGAGTACTACCCGGCGCTGGGCCGCGACAATGTCGACGTGGTCACCGACGGCATCCGCGAGGTGCGCGCGAACTCGATCGTCACCGCCGACGGCACCGAGCGCGAGGTCGACGCCATCATCGTGGCGACCGGCTTCCACGTCACCGATTCCCCGGTGTACGAGACCGTCTCCGGGCGTGACGGGCGCACGCTGACCGAGGTCTTCGACGAGATCGGCCAGCAGGGCTACAAGGGCGCGGCCATCCACAACTTCCCGAACATGTTCTTCATGCTCGGCCCGAACGTGGGCCTCGGCCACACCTCGATGGTGTACATGATCGAATCCCAGATCAACTACATCGCCGACGCCATCGACACCGTCGGCAAGCGCGGACTGCGCACCGTCGAGGTGCGAAAAGACGTGCAGGACAAGTACAACCGCGAACTGCAGGACAATATGGCCGACAGTGTGTGGCTCAACGGCGGCTGCGCCAGCTGGTACCTGGACAAGCACGGGAACAACACCACGCTGTGGCCCGATTTCACCTTCCGCTTCCGTAAGCTGACCGAGAAATTCGACGTCGCGGCGTACGAGACGACCCAATCGACCGACGGGGCCGCGCGGCCCGATCTGAAAGTGGTGGCAGCACAGTGA
- a CDS encoding TetR/AcrR family transcriptional regulator, protein MGSVSDNGRGTKRVRLSPEERREQLVTLGVTMLRDRTLEDISIGEIARQAGISRGLLFHYFSSKQDFQRAIVRRANEELLARTMPDRNLDLVAMLRDAVERYVEYVSENRISYQGLLRGPASGSPELLALADATRDAIVDRILTETPLAADDPELPRLRLVFRGWIAFVEETTLIWLREETIGRAELIDTLVGALPALAMHPALTEWLTASADGSALSA, encoded by the coding sequence ATGGGAAGTGTGAGTGACAACGGTCGCGGTACCAAGCGGGTCCGGCTGAGCCCGGAAGAACGCCGAGAACAGCTGGTCACCCTCGGCGTCACGATGCTGCGCGACCGCACGCTCGAGGACATCTCCATCGGGGAGATCGCGCGGCAGGCGGGGATCTCCCGGGGTCTGCTGTTCCACTACTTCTCGTCCAAACAGGACTTCCAGCGCGCGATCGTCCGCCGCGCCAACGAAGAACTGCTCGCCCGCACGATGCCCGATCGCAATCTCGATCTGGTCGCCATGTTGCGCGACGCGGTGGAGCGCTACGTCGAATACGTCAGTGAGAATCGGATCTCGTATCAGGGCCTGCTGCGCGGTCCTGCCAGTGGCAGCCCGGAACTGCTGGCCCTGGCCGACGCCACCCGCGATGCCATCGTCGACCGCATCCTCACCGAAACCCCGCTGGCCGCCGACGATCCCGAACTGCCCCGGCTGCGGCTGGTGTTCCGGGGCTGGATCGCCTTCGTCGAGGAGACCACGCTGATCTGGTTGCGGGAGGAGACGATCGGCCGCGCGGAACTGATCGACACCCTCGTCGGCGCACTCCCCGCCCTGGCCATGCATCCGGCCCTGACCGAGTGGCTGACCGCATCCGCCGACGGCAGCGCACTGTCGGCCTGA